In Mesotoga infera, the DNA window ACTCTCTTCGCTATGCCGTCTTCCAAAGAATGAAAAGAAATAATAACGATCCTACCGCCTTGCTTCAGAAAACCGGGAATTCTCTTCAATGTACTGTCGATGTTTTCAAGTTCATGATTAACTTCAATTCTGATTGCTTGAAAAGTCCTTGTTGCGAAATGTCTCTTTCGTTTGTACCTTTCGGCTGGAGGTATAGCTGCTTTCACTGCATCCTGCAAATCTTTCGTCGTGAGCAAAGGCCTTCTTGAAACAATGCTTCTAGCTATTCTTCTGGCGAATCTCCTTTCATCTCCGTACTCAAACAAGATTCTTGCGAGTTCGCTTTCATTATAGCCATTTACAACTTCTGCCGCCGTAGATTTCAAAGAAAGGTTCATACGCATATCGAGCGGTTCGTCCAGTTCGTACGAAAAACCTCTTCCTTTAGACTTCAACTGAAAAGTGGAAAGTCCCACGTCTAGCAGAAAACCATCAACCTTATCAATACCAGCCTGCCTCAGCACAATTTCGAAATCGACATAAGAGAGATTGAACAATCTGTAATTTCCCCGGTAATCTTCGAGATTCTGCTCCGCTATATCCAGAACCTCACGGTCTACATCTAGTCCAATTACTTCTGCTCGACCGTTAGTGGCCTCAAGAATGGCTTTCATGTGACCACCCTCACCAGCGGTACAATCAACGTAAGTCCCATTGACGCGTCCACCAAGCAAATATAGGAGCGCTTCGTGAACCATGACGCTCCTGTGGTGTTCGTCATATTGCCTGGACATCTAATTCACTCCGCTCGAAGAGATAATAACATTTTTCTACAGTCAAAGTCAAACTCATCTCATTATTCATTCCAAAGATTTTTCGATTGAAGAGAAGAAAAGCAACTCCTTCTCTATGAACTCGTCTATCTCGCCATTCATGACAGATTGGATATCTCCTGTCTCAGCGTCAGTTCGATGATCCTTGACCATTGTGTACGGCTGAAAGACATAAGACCTGATTTGATTGCCCCATGAAATGTCCTTCTGATCACCCATCAATCTCAGTTTCTCATTGCGCTTCTTATCGATCTCTATTTCAAAGAGCTTTGCATACAGCATCTTCATTGCATTCGCCTTGTTCTGATGTTGAGATCTTTCTGTTTGGCATGCAACAACTATGCCGCTAGGGAGATGGGTAATTCTGACTGCAGAGTCAGTCTTGTTGACATGCTGTCCACCAGCACCTCCAGATCTGTAAGTATCGATTTTCAGATCTTCAGGTTTGATCTCAATCTCAGGTACTTCGTCCATTTCCGGAAACACACTGATCGAAGCAAATGATGTGTGTCGCCTGTGATTTGCATCAAACGGGGAGATCCGCACCAATCTGTGAACACCGGCTTCAAATTTAAGTTTTCCATACGCATATTGGCCAGAAAAATTCAGAGTCACGCTCTTGATTCCTGCTTCGTCCCCAGGCAATTCGTCAACGATTGTGATCTTGAATCTGTTTGCCTCCGCCCATCTCATGTACATTCTCATCAGCATTGCCGCCCAGTCCTGAGACTCGGTCCCTCCGGCACCAGGGTGAATTGACATGAAACAGTTGTTATTATCGTATTCTCCGCTTAGAAGGATCGTTAGCTCAAATTCCCTGACCTTCTTTTCTGCCGATCTTACAAGCTCTTCAACATGCTTGATGTAACTCTCGTCTTCTCCCGACAGCTCCACTGCAATATCTATACTTTCAAACTCCTCTTCCACATCCCTCAGAAGACCAAGGGTCCCCCGGAGAGATTGTGCCTCTATTCCAAGCTTAGAAGCCTCTCTTTGGTCACTCCATATTGAGGGATCACTCATCTTCTTTTCGATATCCTTCAGCTTCTCGTCTATCTTTTCGAGATCAAGAGTCTCTCTTATCGAATCAAACTTCTCTCTCAACTCCTGAATTCTCAAATTCGTTTCATAACTAATCAAATTACACCTCCGGACTAGCGTTTCACCTTGAACCTTTTTGTGCCCTTCTTTTTACCGCCAACATCACCCTTCTTATCTCCTCCGGCTCCACTGAAATCAGAGTGTACGGCTTGAAGACTTCTGAATTCCTTGTCCGCGTTTTGCTTGGCCTTATCACTATCAACTTTGACTATTCTTACGATAGCACTTGCAATATCGTCGTAAAGGGAATCAGTCAACTGTTGAAAGAGCATGAAAGACTCTTTCTTGAATTCTATCACAGGATCTTTCTGACCGTAAGCTCTGAGCCCCACGGAGTCCTTGAGATGATCAATAGCTTCTAGATGTCTTCTCCATCTCTCATCAATCATTCTTAACATAATGTACTTCATTACCTGAGGGAACTCATCTCCGAATGAAGTTTTCTTCTCTTCATATATCTCCCGCAGCACTGATAAGGCATTGTTTCTAAGTTCTTCAACGTTGTTAAGGCCCTGGAGCCGCCCGATGTCTCCCGCTGGCAAGAAACCAAAGGAAACCTTGATTTCTTCAAAAGGAGGAAGCTGCTCAAGCCCGGACAATCTTCGATCAACAACATCTTCAATTATCTCAAAAACGTTGGTATCGATTTCTTCGCCTTTAAGTACCCAGTCTCGATGAGCATAGATTGCACTTCTTTGCTGATCAATAACTGAGTCCAGTTCATAGAGACGCTTTCTGATCTCGAAGTGCATTCCTTCAATCTTCTTCTGAGCAGAAGAAATAATCCTGCTAAGAAGTGAGTGCTCGATTGGCTGACCTCTTTCGATCTTGAGAGTATTCATAATTGACTGCATCCTTTCTCCACCGAAAAGCCTTATGAGATCATCTTCGGTAGAAAGAAAGAATCTTGACTCTCCCGGATCACCCTGCCTGCCAGATCTTCCCACGAGCTGATTGTCTATTCTCCTGCTTTCATGTCTTTCGGTACCCAGGACGTAAAGTCCGCCAAGCTCTACGACACCATCTCCAAGCTTGATGTCTGTTCCTCTTCCAGCCATGTTAGTCGCGATTGTAATGGTCTTTCTCTCTCCTGCTTTTGCAACAATTTCGGCTTCTCTCTCATGGTACTTCGCATTCAGAACTTCGTGGGGAACTCCCCTTTTCTGGAGCATTTTGCTCAAAAGCTCGCTCTTCTCAATTGAAGTCGTTCCCACAAGCACAGGTTGTCCCTTTTCATAACGTCCGGCAATTTCATTGATTATTGCTTCATTCTTCTCTTCTTTGGTCTTGTATATTGAGTCTTCCTTGTCTTGCCGAATTACATTCTTGTTCGTTGGTATTACCGCAACTGGCGTGTTATACATTGAAATGAACTCCGACTCTTCGGTCGCGGCCGTTCCCGTCATTCCCGCCACCTTGCCATATTGCTTGAAGTAATTCTGAAAGGTAATCGTTGCAAAAGTAACAGATTCCTGTCTTATCTGTACGTTTTCCTTAGCCTCTATTGCCTGGTGGAGTCCTTCAGAATACCTCCTTCCAGGCAATAGTCTGCCGGTAAACTCATCAACAATGACTACTTCTCCTTCCTGAGTAACCAAATAGTCAACCTCTTTCTTGTAGAGGATCATAGCTTTCAAAGCATTCAGAAGGTGAAAAATATAGTCATAATTACTTGGATCATAAAGATTGTCAATTTGTAGAAGCTTTTCAGCCTTTGCTATGCCCTCATCCGTAAGCGTCACCGTTCTGTCTTTCTCATCAACAACAAAGTCTTTTTCCGACTGAAAACGTTTTGCAAAAAAGGCAAACTGCCTGTACAGATTTGAAGAGTCTTGAGCCGGACCAGATATGATCAACGGCGTTCTGGCTTCATCGATCAATATTGAATCCGCTTCATCCACAATAACGAAATTATGTCCACGTTGAACCTTATTCTCAAGAGAATATACGAGATTATCCCTAAGGTAATCAAATCCAAATTCGTTGGCCGTTCCGTATGTAATATCACAGCTATAAGCATCTTTTCTAAGCGACGGTTCCATGGCCGCCTGAATGAACCCTGCCCGTAATCCAAGGTATTCATACACAGGGCCCATCCAGCCAGCATCTCTCTTTGCAAGGTAGTCGTTCACGGTTGCCAGATGACAGCCCTTGCCCGAAAGGGCATTCAGATACAAAGGCATTGTTGCCACCAATGTTTTCCCTTCCCCGGTTTTCATCTCAGCAATCTTGCCCTCGTTAAGAGCAAGCGCTCCCATCAACTGCACATCGAAGGGCCTCATGCCTACTGCCCTTTTGGCGGCCTCTCTTGCCAGGGCAAATGCTTCGGGAAGAATTGAATCAAGAGATTCACCTTCTGAGACCCGAGCTCTGAACTCTTCTGTCTTCTTTGCAAAGTCATTTATTCCGAATTTTCCAATACCTTGCTCATAGTCGTTAATAGCTTCAACTACTCTTGCGTACTTTTTTAAGAGCATTCTGTTCTTGTCGAATATTTTTGAAAGAATTCCCATTGAATCACCTCAATAAAAGCGCAGCGCATGAATCATGTTGCCGTTATCCACAAAGGTCTGCTGATAGAAGAGAGCACTATCCACCGAGACCCCCATTAGAGATTTGAACACCTTCTTCATGTCGATGAAGGCCTGCGCAAGATCCTTCTTCAGACCGAGTTCTCTTACAAAATCGTAGCTGATATTGTTACTGAGACTCTCGGCATCTGAGAGTAACCTGTAGTATTCATCGGGCGCGAGCGAGGTGAGTACAGTTGTCTCACCCGAAAATATGAAATAGATGGTGTCAAAATCATTTTCAAGCTCGTAGATCCGGCTCCCCTTATGTGTTGATTGAACTGCTCCCCACTCTTTAAGTGGAGCTTCAAGTCCGTTGGTATCGGAACTCTTGTTTGTGAAGACTGCTGTTACTCTGGGAGTTTCTGATACCAGATCTCCATATATCCTGGTATTTCCAATGCTTTCTTTCGACAGAAGCACAACGAAATCTGCCAGCTCTTTATACGGCTCAAGATCTAGCTCAAACCAGTGAGCAAGCTCCTTTCTTAGAGTCTCGACCGATGACGAGGGAAAGAAGACCGTGTAGTCACCAAAGGTCTCCTTTGAAGCTTCCAATGTCTTTGCGTCCGATAAGGATAGCATCTTCTGAAGATCGTCATTGTTAAGAAAGAGTGTATCCTGAACAATTGTCGCAGTTAACGTATGGCCTTCAGGTCGCGCAAAGACCACCGTACTCTCAATAGAAAAAGTCGACTCCAGTCCCAGGTCAAGCTGAAAACGATCACCATCAATGTAACCGGCAAGAGTGTAGTCGTAACTCATTTCAGCAACTTCTCTGCCCCTGCCGTTTGATTCTAGCAATCTTTGTACTTCACCAGAATAAGTCTTTGTAGCCAGTGTGACTGCTTCCTTGTTTCCACCAATAATCAGATAGTCATCAGCGGTATGATAGAAAAGAGTTCCAGTACTGCTCCTCAACTCATTCACACTTTCTCCAGGCTGGACGAATATTGCCATATCAAGAAGCGCTGCGACCGCTTTCAAAAGCTGGAAAGAGCTGTTTGTTCTCCAAGCCATGAAGACTCGGTTCCTAGTAAGCTTGAGTTTCTCAAGCAAATAGAAG includes these proteins:
- the rsmH gene encoding 16S rRNA (cytosine(1402)-N(4))-methyltransferase RsmH, with the protein product MSRQYDEHHRSVMVHEALLYLLGGRVNGTYVDCTAGEGGHMKAILEATNGRAEVIGLDVDREVLDIAEQNLEDYRGNYRLFNLSYVDFEIVLRQAGIDKVDGFLLDVGLSTFQLKSKGRGFSYELDEPLDMRMNLSLKSTAAEVVNGYNESELARILFEYGDERRFARRIARSIVSRRPLLTTKDLQDAVKAAIPPAERYKRKRHFATRTFQAIRIEVNHELENIDSTLKRIPGFLKQGGRIVIISFHSLEDGIAKRVFREKSNSELKILTKKPLRPSEEEVELNLRARSARLRAAERI
- a CDS encoding peptide chain release factor 2; translation: MISYETNLRIQELREKFDSIRETLDLEKIDEKLKDIEKKMSDPSIWSDQREASKLGIEAQSLRGTLGLLRDVEEEFESIDIAVELSGEDESYIKHVEELVRSAEKKVREFELTILLSGEYDNNNCFMSIHPGAGGTESQDWAAMLMRMYMRWAEANRFKITIVDELPGDEAGIKSVTLNFSGQYAYGKLKFEAGVHRLVRISPFDANHRRHTSFASISVFPEMDEVPEIEIKPEDLKIDTYRSGGAGGQHVNKTDSAVRITHLPSGIVVACQTERSQHQNKANAMKMLYAKLFEIEIDKKRNEKLRLMGDQKDISWGNQIRSYVFQPYTMVKDHRTDAETGDIQSVMNGEIDEFIEKELLFFSSIEKSLE
- the secA gene encoding preprotein translocase subunit SecA, coding for MGILSKIFDKNRMLLKKYARVVEAINDYEQGIGKFGINDFAKKTEEFRARVSEGESLDSILPEAFALAREAAKRAVGMRPFDVQLMGALALNEGKIAEMKTGEGKTLVATMPLYLNALSGKGCHLATVNDYLAKRDAGWMGPVYEYLGLRAGFIQAAMEPSLRKDAYSCDITYGTANEFGFDYLRDNLVYSLENKVQRGHNFVIVDEADSILIDEARTPLIISGPAQDSSNLYRQFAFFAKRFQSEKDFVVDEKDRTVTLTDEGIAKAEKLLQIDNLYDPSNYDYIFHLLNALKAMILYKKEVDYLVTQEGEVVIVDEFTGRLLPGRRYSEGLHQAIEAKENVQIRQESVTFATITFQNYFKQYGKVAGMTGTAATEESEFISMYNTPVAVIPTNKNVIRQDKEDSIYKTKEEKNEAIINEIAGRYEKGQPVLVGTTSIEKSELLSKMLQKRGVPHEVLNAKYHEREAEIVAKAGERKTITIATNMAGRGTDIKLGDGVVELGGLYVLGTERHESRRIDNQLVGRSGRQGDPGESRFFLSTEDDLIRLFGGERMQSIMNTLKIERGQPIEHSLLSRIISSAQKKIEGMHFEIRKRLYELDSVIDQQRSAIYAHRDWVLKGEEIDTNVFEIIEDVVDRRLSGLEQLPPFEEIKVSFGFLPAGDIGRLQGLNNVEELRNNALSVLREIYEEKKTSFGDEFPQVMKYIMLRMIDERWRRHLEAIDHLKDSVGLRAYGQKDPVIEFKKESFMLFQQLTDSLYDDIASAIVRIVKVDSDKAKQNADKEFRSLQAVHSDFSGAGGDKKGDVGGKKKGTKRFKVKR